The following are from one region of the Actinopolyspora halophila DSM 43834 genome:
- a CDS encoding WhiB family transcriptional regulator produces MLEQGDWRVNAACRDKNPDQLFVRGAEQRKARTICFGCPVRTECLAEALDKKIEFGVWGGMTERERRALLRRRPDVGNWRELLEAAREDYTRPDAYQLG; encoded by the coding sequence ATGCTCGAACAGGGGGACTGGCGGGTTAATGCGGCATGCCGCGACAAAAACCCGGACCAGCTTTTCGTACGGGGAGCGGAGCAGCGCAAAGCGCGCACGATCTGCTTCGGCTGCCCCGTGCGCACCGAGTGCCTCGCCGAGGCACTGGACAAGAAGATCGAATTCGGAGTCTGGGGCGGGATGACCGAACGCGAACGACGGGCACTGCTGCGCAGGCGCCCCGACGTAGGTAATTGGCGTGAGCTGCTGGAAGCCGCGCGCGAGGACTACACCCGGCCCGACGCCTACCAACTGGGCTGA